From the Argentina anserina chromosome 3, drPotAnse1.1, whole genome shotgun sequence genome, the window CTTTGTGACGTTCGTACGGTCGTACGTATATGATCAAATATTCAAACATGGCATTGGATATGAAAGGAATTAAAACTTGATTGATCCTAAATCTAGTAATGTATGCGCCCCCTGTCTCGCAAGCATATGTAACAAAGTTATACTATTACTTACTACTTAGAGTCAATTGATACTAGCTAGTATACAAATTGGTGGAATAAAATCCGGCAATGATTGAATCAGATTGGGTTACAAGTAATTAAGATGACCTTGTACATCGGCGCgcatcagcagcagcagcagcagctcaAAGGAAATGTAATGATAATAATATGATAGCAGCGGCCAGTGCTACGTGAGCCGCCGATGGGGAGGCTTTGCTGCTGCTGGGTTTTGGTGGCTCAGCATCCGCACATTCAAGACCAATTTTATTGTCTTCTTTACATTGAGATGCAAACAGGCCAGGAGGGTATTTCCCATAGATGTTTATGTAGCTAAACATGGTTGTAGCGCAATCACTTTTTTCGTCACTAACCTGCTCTGCAAAAGGGCAGGCAAATTCCTTTAAAGCTTCACAACAGATCTTGGGTGGGTAATTTGGTCCCTTGCACTTGCTTGTAAGGATTGTGTAATTCTGATTCTCAAAGTTCACAGGGCAAGCTGCACATAAATATTATGTgagttttgataaaaaaattcatactTGATCAAAATCTCCGATCAAAACATGCCCTAGCTACAACATAATCGATCATTGAGATTTGGATGATCGAATTCGTCCATATTGATTGACTTTATTCATGCAGATCGACAGTATTCTGTTAAGATATTATAACCACATACATTCAAAAGCCAAAAAATTACAAAGACTCACGATTATTGCTTCGGACAGTATATCAAAGAATAAGGAATGAATAATTAAAATGCAGCTGattcaatcatatatatacacaaagaCGTTTTGAAATCGATGAATTGGTGTGTGTGGATGCattatgtgatagataaaatTGCAAATGGAACCAAGCGAGTGAGAATAGAATTGAACATTACTTTTTTGGGTTTGAAGAAGCGAGCGTCCAAAGGGTCCACGAGGAGGGTCAAATATATGATCTgcaaaattttacaaatattCCAAGTAAATATGACTTACAACTCATGAAAGCTTGAGACTAATTAGTTAAAACAAGAGAGatacatatgatgaattagagacaattaattaaaataaaaatgggttatatatataattactgGGGAGGAATGTGGCGGAGGACGAGGTTGAAGCCAAGCACAGGAGAAtcaggagaaagaaaaaaacgaGATAATGACATGACGATCGATACGAATACGTAATCATTTCTCTGGTCTCGTTTCAGCTTGGGGAATTCGTCAGAGATCGAACACCAAACCTGTGTGCCGACGACGATCTCTGCGTTGATCCTCCTGGAGTAGAGCTAGGGTCACCCACGGCCTCTAAATTTGCTCGTCTacctgtttttatttttattaatttgtttttcttagtAGAAAGAGAGCCAGAAACAAAGGGAAATAGAAGGAGGAGAGCCaaaatagctcatcgatcatCATCAATCTGTACGCATTGTTAGGTTTGTTACATATCGACATGTGAAGGATTAATGTGTTGATGAGTTAAATATGATCTTAATGCGTTAAATATCGACATTCGAGACAGATTTAGCATTGTGGTCCAGTTTTGATAATCGATAAGGAACTAAATATGATCTTAATGATAACTTAAACGTCAGTTTAAATGTTCTAAATGTTAGAATTATAGTCATGCTATATAAGATCATTTTCGCTAGTTTGGTGTAAAACTTCATAAAACTACATTAATGGTTACATTAATAAACTGCTTACATGCATCACAGATAAAATCCTAATTAGACACTCGAAATTatcataaaaattatattgttGTTGATGTTATTATTGACAGGAGCCGAAAAGAATGATACGTATGACGCTATATTTGGTGCGAAATATGCCAACTACTTATTcatcaaaattatattttgagaaaAATACGACACGTTATCAATCAATCAACATTCTTGGTATGAGAATTTGAAAGCATTTGACATGATAGTGTACTTCTCACTCAGATTAGTAAATTTAGTTTACTCTAATATCTAAagaagctttttttttttaaacaatatCTAAAGAAGCTAAACAAAACTCTGACAAAAGCACTGGTGTACAATTCGGCAGTATATAGAAAATTCACACTAATTAAACTGAAAGATAGTAGATTAGTGGACCTCTAACTACCATGTGGCCTTGTTTGGAGAAAAAAACTAACATGTAGCTcacatttaaaatatatagaaaTGCAATTTAGATTGCTTTATTAGCCAAATTGCGTTTAGTGTTAAACATAAAAATTGTACCTGAACTCAGGCTAACAGCAATTTTGCATGAAAAAACgagaaaaaatgaatttttcaTCCTATGTGCAACCGTGCAAGTAGCATGTTATTTAGGCCTCACTCATGTAAAAATTCAGATAATAGGCTAACAGCCTGAATTAGGCCTCACTCATCTAAAAGATACAATAATGCTAGAGTCATACTCGTACATGAaggtttttcttcttccttgccCACCCAAACTAAGAATGAGCATATATATGGTTCAGATGCCACTTTATCCGATACAATTCTTTCAGAAGCAAAGTGTATTCAGCGCTGTCTCAACTTACAACACCCATATTTCCTTCATCATCTCTTCTTAAAGCCATACTTCTTCCGTTCATAAAAGAGATCTGTTTTGGCACTACCTAGATTGACAATCTTTGGGCATCCATCCCTGTCTTTCTCCTGCTGTGTACACTCCTTGCAATAGTAAGCATCAGAAATACCAACTCCTCCACAGATAACACAACGACCCTGAAATGATCCGTAGTTGCATTCATCACAAACCCTTACAAGAGTGCAAGGGCGCACATAAGAGTCACATATCACACACTTACCATCACACTTCTCACAGAGCCGCCCGATGGCAATCCCTGGTTGCTTCCGGCACATGATCAAATCAGGGTGATGCTTCGCCATTGTTCACTTTGCTGTAATCTGCATACATATAACAAGTATAAGCATTTGTACCTTGATTGAATAAGATAAAGCCTATTAAGCTCTGGCACAAAGACAGACTGAAAACAAGTTATATGGAATGTGATGTTCTGTTCATCTGTTAAATGTCCATCCTGAGACTCAAGctattacaaaaataaaatggtCTAGTCCCCTTAAGCCAATGAGTTCTCCCAAATCCACCATTCAAAGCTAAACTTGGCCAAAGTGGACTATATCATAAACAGTGAGTAGAATCTAAAAATAACAGAGCATTCAGAAAAGATCCTAACGTTTTAGAAGGTACCAGATCAGACTAGTCTCTATTCCCCTAAACCCCAGGACTCTCCAATATGGTAGATTGGTAGATCATATTTGACCCATCATATAGCCGAAGCAACTAGTACAGAGACTGAAATGTTTTTGCTCTTTCGACACGCAACTCGACCAAAGTATAACTTATGCTCAAATGTCTGTATCAGCAGTTAATTTGGCAGAATCCCAAGTTCCCAACAACAATCGAATAGGTCTATAAATAGAGAAAACAAATCACAAATCTATAAACATTAACATTACAATACAGCCGCTGTTTATATTGATGCCAAGATAACAACTTAGATGGAAAGTGAACATTAACCAACGTCTCAAAACAGAGCACATCAAATTAACATGGCACATAGTGTTGAATTATCGAATCACAGAATTTCCAACCATTATCAATAACAAAacctgaaataaaaaaaaattcaagaacTAACGAAAGCAGTGCCACAGCTATATAATGTACAGATCAACTACCTTTAAactcaaccaatcaaaaataaaacaaaaatcttaATCAAAACCCACCAAAACGAAGCATATAGAGTACAAATACTAAGCAAATTGAAAAATCAAGCACATCAAATTAAAAATGGTGGGTATAGATCAAGTTATCGATTAGGGGTTAAAGCACCAACCTGAGTTGCAGAGAAGAGCCTCAATCGAACTTTGAAGAACAAGCGGACCAAGTTctgttgttttttgttctgAAGAAGAAAACTTTAGAAGAACAGATGAAACGTCCGTTGTTTCCAGAAAGGACGACGCACTTTTGTTGGGCTTGTTAATTATGggctttaaatgttatttttgaGATGAGGCCTGCATTGAAAACGATCATGGGCCATGAAAGCTCGAGCAAATTAGTTCACGTTGAAAAGTGAAAACCTTGGAAAGTAGGGGCAATACTGCAATAGTGCTAGTTTTACAAGAAAACAATTTAGGAAGAAAGCTACATCTTTCATGAGCTTCAGAGCTTGGAAAGGTATTCTTGATTCTAGACCTTTACTCACTGAAGCTATCACATGGACTGTTGGAAAGCTCTTTGCCTGAGAACCGAGCTAGCTTGGTACCGCAATACTGCAACCTCAAAGTGTCAACAAAGGCCGAAAAGCTCAGCAACATAGGCCGGAATTCTCTACACGTTGGCACGTTGCGGTCATTGCATGTACGTGCATAGTTGTTGTCGTTGCTGTACTTTTATTTCATAGTTTCATTCCGACTTTCatcatattgaataatatgAATAAATTCATGCTTTGCTTTTTGTAATGTAACCAAATTAACGCATTGTTTACTTTTTATACGACAAATAGGAAGATAGATATGAAAAGACAATAAAATTTGTCACATATCCTCGGTCATTGTAACTAACAAGCATGGCCATATTATTATCATAATACTCTGTACTAGTACCCACAATTGCACaacattaattataaaatggaTTTTTAGAACTATACATTGTTGCACATGAATAAATTGTGGGAAATAATTCATTGATGTGATAAttgttttgtatatatatatacaaaaaagaaaatagctGTACTAACTTAACTAGAATTGCCTCTAATTAAGACAACCAACACCATCTTTCAAAGACATATGTACGTCGCACCAAGCGCCACGCACACGGGATTTTTTCTTGTAGTAAATGGTCGAAATTTGATGTGATATATGATTTGCTTGATGAGGAATCGAAATGTGAGCAAATATCTCAACTCATTCCTTCCGACCCGGTCCTTTCTATACATCGTTTTCTGTTCATCAGAACCTTTCAGATACATCTGGGTCATAGATTGCTAGGGTCACACGGCCAAAATGGTTTCCATCAGATCATGACCCAGACCCGACTACCCGAGGGACCACCAGACACGTGTCAACTTCACAGCgcacaaatacaaaaccctAGGTCCTACCTCCCATGAATAAAACACATCCATCGTGCTCccattaaaatattatatagttTGCTGTCGCATTCTAGCTGCACCAGCTTGGAGCGTCTTTGTTTTTATAAGCAGCAAGAAGATGAACAGCACCCCCACACAAACTCCACCATTTCTCTCTGAAACATGAGCGTTGAATCTTACCCTCCTCCGTTTCGCAACCTACTCCAACCTTCACTGAGCCACCCGGTCCGGACCCCCGATTCGGGTTGTGGTGCCCTCTACTCGGATCCTATACCAGTTGTGGATCTCAGGTGCCTTGAGCTTGGGGACTGCAAGCTTCTTGAGGAGCCTTGCAAGCAATGGGGATTATTTCGTTTGGTGAACCATGGAGTTCCTCAAAGTCTTCTGCGTCAACTCCATGACCATGCCAGAACGCTTTTTTCTCTTAACTTTGAATCCAAACAGGCCCTTATTAGAAACCCTCTGTCGTACTTCTGGGGTACCCCTGCCCTTACTCCAACTGGGGCTGCGTTATCGATCGAGAAACACAAGAATATCAATTTGGTTGAGGGTCTCAACGTGCCTCTCTGTCAACTGTCTCGAGTTCAATCTGACGATCCtataattgcttctttctggtACGTACTACTCACAGTCAATTTTGTTTAACTATATATGTATCCAcagttctttcttttttggctCCATGTTTAAATATAACTGATGACCCTACTCCTGGGAAATTAATACCTAGTGGAGAACCCATTTACTGTTTTATTAATTCAGAGACACTGTACTTACTTCTTAGTTCTTACTTCTTAGTAGTATTAGTTTAGAAGTCGTATTAATTTgaaaactagctagctagctgtaTCTGGCTGATATTCCAAAGCGCATGTCTTACTTTCAAGCTTGATTTTACTAATTTGATTGTTGGAATTACAGTCCGACATACATAGGGTATAGCGATAATCGAACACGTGTTTAGCTGTTCGAATGTTTAATGTTCTTACTCAAATACAGTTTTTAGTTTGGCCGTGGAGCCTACGATGTGGAGTGTGTTTGTAGTTGAAATTTAATTGTACGTATGAGTAAATTCTTTGATTGATAGATTTAACTAATTAGACGTAATCCTtgtttctctctctatatatataattatatattttgtgtTTTCCTTGGATTTATATTTGTAATTAGTGAGATTGCTTCACAAAAGGGTAACCATTTTCTTTACCTGATTCACATCTAAGCATTGTGCTAGAAGAATATGGAAGGCATCTAGGTCGAATTGGCAGAACCCTATATGAAGGTATGTCCAAGAACCTGAGTCTTGATCCAAATGAATCCGACACAAAGTTATCAGAATCTACTGGTTTAGTACGTGTATACCGATACCCACAGTGGGCGTCCAAAtctaaaaaccaaaacaaatctaCATGGGGAATGGACGTGCACACTGACAGTTCAGTGCTGTCCATACTGAACCAGGACGAGGTCGATGGCCTTGAAGTGCTCAAAGACAATCAGTGGTTCACTGTGAAACCCATTCCCAACACTCTAGTCGTCAATCTTGGAGATATGATGCAGGTCTTGCTCCTCGATCATTCCCATAtgtattatgtatatataaattaagctAGACTATCAGGGTAGATATATACTAAGCTAGACTATTCATTTTCTCAAATATTGTTGATATATACTTTGAattgatttcatatataatgCTATAATATTGCTTGCTGCTGTGGATTACAATAGTTAAATAATCGAGTTCATCGATCATGCCCAAATAATTGGGAATTTTATTAAACTGTCTAGTATAGTATTACATATATAGCATGTTGATATCGTTCTGTGgcaagaaaaacaaagcatGAAAAAAAAGATGTTGTCTAACTTACGAATTGATATAATTAAGTCACGTACAATGGTCTTTGTTGACAGCATCAAGAAATATTTCATTTGTGTTTTGTGCTAATTGGATACCATATGAACTTGTATGTTGATAGTTGTAAATCGTGGCCTCTGTAATATGCATGGGGTAAGTGAGTGCAAATTTCACTACCCTTATTTTTGTTCCATTTAAAATTAGTGCTTACTGAATTCATGTTGATCAAACCAGGCGATAAGTGATGATAA encodes:
- the LOC126787474 gene encoding GPI-anchored protein LLG1-like, whose protein sequence is MITYSYRSSCHYLVFFFLLILLCLASTSSSATFLPNHIFDPPRGPFGRSLLQTQKTCPVNFENQNYTILTSKCKGPNYPPKICCEALKEFACPFAEQVSDEKSDCATTMFSYINIYGKYPPGLFASQCKEDNKIGLECADAEPPKPSSSKASPSAAHVALAAAIILLSLHFL
- the LOC126786439 gene encoding gibberellin 2-beta-dioxygenase 6-like; translated protein: MSVESYPPPFRNLLQPSLSHPVRTPDSGCGALYSDPIPVVDLRCLELGDCKLLEEPCKQWGLFRLVNHGVPQSLLRQLHDHARTLFSLNFESKQALIRNPLSYFWGTPALTPTGAALSIEKHKNINLVEGLNVPLCQLSRVQSDDPIIASFCIVLEEYGRHLGRIGRTLYEGMSKNLSLDPNESDTKLSESTGLVRVYRYPQWASKSKNQNKSTWGMDVHTDSSVLSILNQDEVDGLEVLKDNQWFTVKPIPNTLVVNLGDMMQAISDDKYKSVKHRVKVNEYRERISICYFVFPDEGSVIQSSIYKPFTYSDFQGRVQQDIKTIGYKVGLDRFKRIIP
- the LOC126786442 gene encoding PHD finger-like domain-containing protein 5A, with translation MAKHHPDLIMCRKQPGIAIGRLCEKCDGKCVICDSYVRPCTLVRVCDECNYGSFQGRCVICGGVGISDAYYCKECTQQEKDRDGCPKIVNLGSAKTDLFYERKKYGFKKR